The Ralstonia sp. RRA DNA segment TTGAACACCGAGGCCGGCGAGCGCGTGGCCGATGCCATCCGCGTGGCTGGCGGCGATGCGCATTTCGTGCACGCCGACGTGTCGGACGGTGATTCGGTCGCCAAGCTGCTGGGCGCCACGCTCGCGCGTTATGGCGATCTGCACATCGTCATCAACAACGCCGGCACGACGCACAAGAACAAGCCGCTGCTGCAGATCACCGAAGACGAGTTCGACCGCGTGATGGCCGTCAATGTGAAGAGCATCTACTGGACGGCGCGCCACATGGTGCCGCATTTCCGCGAGCGCGGCGGCGGTGTGTTCGTCAACGTGGCCTCCACTGCCGGCATCCGGCCGCGCCCGGGGCTCGTTTGGTACAACGCCAGCAAGGGCGCCGTCATCACGGCCAGCAAGGCGATGGCGGCCGAGCTGGGCCCGGACAAGATCCGCGTGAATTGCGTGAACCCGGTGATGGGCGCCACGGGCCTGATCGAGCAGTTCATGGGCATGCCCGATACGCCCGAGAATCGCGCACGCTTTCTGGCGACGATTCCGATGGGGCGGCTCTCCACGCCGCAGGATGTGGCCAACGCGTGCCTGTATCTAGCCTCGGACGAGGCGGAGTTCATCACCGGCACGTGCTTGGAGGTGGACGGCGGGCGCTGCGTATAGTCGCCACTGCGAACCCTGCTGCAGGGCAGCTTGGCAGGGCCACGCGAGAAGGCGCAGAATGCGGTGGCGGTTTTTCGGGCCGATGTTGGTGACGAGGAGCAATCGGCCTGAACTTACAACAACTCAGGAGACCCGATGGCCCTCACCACTCCACCGCTGGGTAGCGCAAGCACCCTGCCCCAATCCGCAAGCGACTTCGAAGAAGCCACCTACCGCAAGGTGACGTGGCGGCTGGTCCCATTCCTGCTGCTGTGCTACGTGGTCGCGTATCTCGACCGCGTGAACGTTGGCTTTGCCAAGCTGCAGATGCTCAACGACCTCAAGTTCAGCGAGACCATCTACGGGCTGGGCGCGGGCATCTTCTTCATCGGCTACTTCCTCTTCGAGGTACCGAGCAATGTGATCCTGCATCGCGTGGGCGCGCGCATGTGGATCGCGCGGATCATGATCTCTTGGGGCCTCATCTCGGCGGCCATGATGTTCGTGACCACGCCGGCCATGTTCTACGTGATGCGCTTCCTGCTGGGGCTGGCCGAGGCCGGTTTTTTCCCGGGCATCATCCTGTACCTCACCTATTGGTATCCGGCGCAGCGGCGCGGGCGCACCACCACGTTCTTCATGACGGCGGTGGCGCTCTCGGGCGTGATCGGCGGGCCGCTGTCGGGCTGGGCGATGACCGCC contains these protein-coding regions:
- a CDS encoding SDR family oxidoreductase — protein: MRLAGKIAIVTGAGSGFGEGIANTFAREGARVIVNDLNTEAGERVADAIRVAGGDAHFVHADVSDGDSVAKLLGATLARYGDLHIVINNAGTTHKNKPLLQITEDEFDRVMAVNVKSIYWTARHMVPHFRERGGGVFVNVASTAGIRPRPGLVWYNASKGAVITASKAMAAELGPDKIRVNCVNPVMGATGLIEQFMGMPDTPENRARFLATIPMGRLSTPQDVANACLYLASDEAEFITGTCLEVDGGRCV